In the Desulfuromonas sp. DDH964 genome, GGGATGTCCAGCTCCTCTGTCGCCAGCACCAATCGATTTACGCTGCCATTGCCGACCACGATCCGGAGCGGGCGCGGCTGATGATGCTTGAGCACCTCTCCGCCGTCGATACCAAAATCGATAAGATCCTCAACGCCGGCCTCGGCAGCTGAGTTCCCAATTCAGAGAAAAAAAAGGGCGGCCCCATTTGGAGCCGCCCTTTTTAATTCTACCTGGAAAAGGATCAGTGACCTTTTTTCCCGGCCACCTGAATCCGGATCATCGCCCGCTCCAGCGCGGCCTGCATCACCAGGAAATCCTTGTCCTCGGAGGAGAGCTGCTTGAGCGCCTCCTCGGCCCGCCCAAGGGCGGCTTTCGCCCGGGCCAGGTCGATCTGGTCGGCCGGCTCAGCGGTCTCCACCAGTACCGTAACGCTATCATTTTCGACTTCCACGTAACCCCAGTTCACCGCCACGTGGAACAGCTCGTCCCCCTTGCGATAGGAGAGCTCACCGATCTTGAGGGTGGTCAACATCGGGGTATGCCCCGGCAGGATGCCGAATTCACCGATGCTGCCGGGCGCTGTGAGCTCGTCGACCTCCTCGGAGAGGACCTGCTTGTAGGGGGT is a window encoding:
- a CDS encoding F0F1 ATP synthase subunit epsilon, which translates into the protein MAEKLRLEMVTPYKQVLSEEVDELTAPGSIGEFGILPGHTPMLTTLKIGELSYRKGDELFHVAVNWGYVEVENDSVTVLVETAEPADQIDLARAKAALGRAEEALKQLSSEDKDFLVMQAALERAMIRIQVAGKKGH